The genomic region ATGAATTTTTTATACAGAAGTTTCTCTTTTCTTAGTCCAATAAAGAGCATGGTGTCAGAGAGTCCCCTGGGTAAGTGTCTTTGAAACCAACTTAGTTTAGTCGGTACAACTTTGTCTGCTGAAGCGTTAAGTGAAACTCTAACCACACATAAGAGCGAAAAAACTTCGCTCAAGAAACTTCTGGGAGAACTACCTCCAGGCTACAAAGGCCTGGTCCTGTTCCTGTTCCCGTCAGCCGGAACTCCAGGCTGCACAAAACAGGCCTGTAACTTTACAAGCAACTACAAGGCTTTCAAAGATAAAGGCTACGAAGTGTACGGACTAACCAGCTCAGAAAGAACTCCAGCCGTTAGTAAACTCAATATTATATCTAAGTATTCTTAgataaatattagtaattttCACTTAGTGGAAGTGGACCGAGAAGCATAACCTTAGTTTTACAACACTGGTGGATAAGGAAATGAAGGTAGTTGACCACCTTGATTGCAGAAAACTCGGTTTATTCGTGCACAGGTCCCACTTGGTCCTTTCCAAGGAAGGGAAGGTGTTGGCTTTTGAAAAGGGCGTGAACGCAGGTACGTCAattttttaacaattttttttagaaaaatcCGCATCTCGTGTTTTGGAACTCTTAGAAACTCTTTAACATGTTTTAGTACCCAGTTAATGTAGATGGATTCTTAGTAacaaaattagttaatttatgCCGAGTAGTTTCGAATCATATCCTGTTCGATTTTATCCTTTATTGAGCTTTCAGTCTTATCAATCTGAGTCCTAATCTACTAAAGATAAAATTCTAGGGTTCTAACCTTCTGCTCCCTAGCAGACTCGTTAAGCAAATAATCCACCACCTTGGGTGGTGTGTAACCCCTGGCCACAGGTTTCTCTACCCTCTGATCAAAACGCCATAAATCACCCCAAAGAGCGTCTCTTGCGTATCTATACAgacaaaattaataaaataagaaaTTACCGGTATCCGCTAGATTCTGGAGTATTCTTTGGAACAATCTGAACAGTTATCAAACTACGTTTAAGATTTTATAGTATCTATATAGATTAGTGGAGAGTAAATGAAATAATGAAAGGGGTGACTAACAAGTCTTTTGAAGTGATTTGGACTGCTACAAACATCGATAAGTACCCTCCTTCCAACCTTGAGTGGGTGCTGAagttatattatttatgaGAAGTAACTGAATAC from Theileria annulata chromosome 1, complete sequence, *** SEQUENCING IN PROGRESS *** harbors:
- a CDS encoding Ahp/TSA family-related protein, putative, with amino-acid sequence MDLGILLLIISLYLNKKVHNCYCMNFLYRSFSFLSPIKSMVSESPLGKFGTTLSAEALSETLTTHKSEKTSLKKLLGELPPGYKGLVLFLFPSAGTPGCTKQACNFTSNYKAFKDKGYEVYGLTSSERTPAWKWTEKHNLSFTTLVDKEMKVVDHLDCRKLGLFVHRSHLVLSKEGKVLAFEKGVNAGTSIF